One Archangium lipolyticum genomic region harbors:
- a CDS encoding glutathione S-transferase family protein — MITLYQTPTAWGTPNLSPFCIKLESYLRMTGQTYQVQPADLRKAPKGKVPYVDVDGRLMGDSQFIIEYLKQKYGDPLDSKLTAEQVAIGHSVRRMLEESTYWNIVYTRWVDEAGWRAYVPVLETMLPVVVGNVMLPVLRRKMFKTLHAQGMGRHNFEEVQKLGKDDITAVATIMGNKPFLLDETPTSFDATVYAFLVGIIAFPVDSDFKQHTLSQGNLVEYCARFKSRFFANWKPSGSRAA, encoded by the coding sequence ATGATCACCCTCTATCAGACCCCCACCGCCTGGGGTACCCCCAACCTCAGCCCGTTCTGTATCAAGCTGGAGTCCTACCTGCGCATGACGGGCCAGACCTATCAGGTGCAGCCGGCGGATCTCCGCAAGGCGCCCAAGGGCAAGGTGCCCTACGTCGATGTCGACGGACGTCTCATGGGCGACTCCCAGTTCATCATCGAGTACCTCAAGCAGAAGTATGGGGATCCGCTCGACAGCAAGCTGACCGCGGAGCAGGTGGCGATCGGCCACTCGGTCCGGCGCATGTTGGAGGAGTCCACCTACTGGAACATCGTGTACACGCGCTGGGTGGACGAGGCGGGCTGGCGCGCCTATGTGCCGGTGCTCGAGACGATGCTGCCGGTGGTCGTGGGCAACGTCATGCTGCCGGTGCTGCGCCGGAAGATGTTCAAGACCCTCCATGCCCAGGGCATGGGCCGCCACAACTTCGAGGAGGTCCAGAAGCTGGGCAAGGACGACATCACCGCCGTGGCGACCATCATGGGCAACAAGCCGTTCCTGCTCGACGAGACGCCCACCTCCTTCGACGCGACGGTCTACGCGTTCCTGGTGGGCATCATCGCCTTCCCGGTGGACTCGGACTTCAAGCAGCACACCCTGTCCCAGGGCAACCTCGTGGAGTACTGCGCCCGGTTCAAGTCGCGCTTCTTCGCCAACTGGAAGCCCTCCGGCTCCAGGGCCGCCTAG
- the purL gene encoding phosphoribosylformylglycinamidine synthase → MLTLRGAPALSEFRLAKLLARCRELEPAVASVYAEFVHFVDVATPLSESERSLMDRLLEYGPRLARGERRGSLQLVIPRPGTISPWSSKATDIFQNCGLRGVRRVERGIAWWIADGAGKPLSPGQLARVQPVLHDRMTQAVVGREEDAAILFAAHTPRPLTTVDVLGGGRAALATANRELGLALAEDEIDYLVTRFTGLKRNPTDVELMMFAQANSEHCRHKIFNASWTIDGVEQERSLFQSIKNTYAAHQEGVLSAYKDNAAVMEGFEVERLFPDAASGEYRFHREHAHILMKVETHNHPTAISPHPGASTGAGGEIRDEGATGRGAKPKAGLSGFSVSNLRIPGYEQPWEQPYGKPERIVSALDIMIDGPLGGAAFNNEFGRPNLCGYFRSFELQVSTPEGPEVRGYHKPIMIAGGLGNIRAQHVQKGKLQPGDKIVVLGGPAMLIGLGGGAASSMAQGASAADLDFASVQRDNPEMERRCQEVIDRCWAQGEANPIRSIHDVGAGGLSNAVPELIHDNDLGGRFELREVPNAEPGMAPVEIWCNEAQERYVLAIAPEDLPRFQALCERERAPFAVLGEATEEQVLKLTDRQFGNAPIDIPMDVLFGKPPRMHRDVKSRPLTHAELKLDAPVKELLTRVLGHPTVADKGFLITIGDRTVSGLTARDQMVGPWQVPVADCAVTLSAHTGYTGEAMSMGERTPVALLDAAASARMAVAEAVTNIASARIGKLGDVKLSANWMAAAGSPGEDANLYAAVKAVGMELCPALGLTIPVGKDSMSMRTVWEEKGARKAVVSPLSLIVSAFAPVLDVRSSLTPQLRELDSDTRLVFVDLAGGKQRLGGSVLAQTWSQVGQRCPDVESPELLKGFFSAMQVLNEEGLLLAYHDRSDGGLLTTLVEMAFAGHCGFEVDVTALGSDAVAALFNEELGAVLQVKATNQARVREVLTLHGLGSAYQELGRPRAEPTVQVRHGGKALLEEDTVALRKVWSRVSYEMQKLRDNPRCAEEEYAAKCDPADPGLSPRLTFDPTEDVAAPYIARGVKPRVAILREQGVNSQLEMARAFIRAGFNAVDVHMSDILAGRVSLKDFTGVAACGGFSYGDVLGAGGGWARSILFNARARDEFAAFFARSGTFALGICNGCQMMSQLRDLIPGAEHFPHFVRNASEQFEARLVQVEVAESPSLFFKGMAGSRILIASSHGEGRAEFSSAGEAARVNGLGVVPVRFVDNHGRVTETYPANPNGSPHGIAGMTSRDGRVTIMMPHPERVSRSVQYSWCPPEWGEDGPWMRMFRNVRAVLG, encoded by the coding sequence ATGCTCACCCTGCGTGGCGCCCCCGCCCTCTCCGAGTTCCGTCTGGCCAAGTTGCTCGCTCGCTGCCGCGAGCTGGAGCCGGCCGTGGCCTCTGTCTACGCGGAGTTCGTGCACTTCGTCGATGTCGCGACGCCCCTCTCCGAGTCCGAGCGGTCCTTGATGGACCGGCTGCTGGAGTACGGCCCCCGGCTGGCCCGGGGCGAGCGGCGCGGCAGCCTTCAGCTCGTCATCCCGCGCCCCGGCACCATCTCTCCCTGGTCCTCGAAGGCCACGGACATCTTCCAGAACTGCGGCCTGCGTGGCGTGCGGCGCGTCGAGCGAGGCATCGCCTGGTGGATCGCCGACGGAGCCGGCAAGCCCCTGAGCCCCGGGCAGCTCGCCCGCGTGCAGCCGGTGCTGCACGACCGGATGACGCAGGCGGTGGTGGGGCGCGAGGAGGACGCCGCCATCCTCTTCGCCGCGCACACGCCCCGGCCGCTCACCACGGTGGACGTGCTGGGCGGAGGCCGGGCCGCGCTCGCCACCGCGAACCGTGAGCTGGGCCTGGCCCTGGCCGAGGATGAGATCGACTACCTGGTGACGCGCTTCACCGGGCTGAAGCGCAACCCCACGGACGTCGAGCTGATGATGTTCGCGCAGGCCAACAGCGAGCACTGCCGGCACAAGATCTTCAACGCCTCGTGGACCATCGATGGGGTGGAGCAGGAGCGCTCGCTCTTCCAGTCCATCAAGAACACGTACGCGGCCCATCAAGAGGGCGTGCTGTCGGCGTACAAGGACAACGCCGCGGTGATGGAGGGCTTCGAGGTGGAGCGCCTCTTCCCGGACGCGGCCAGCGGCGAGTACCGCTTCCACCGCGAGCACGCGCACATCTTGATGAAGGTGGAGACGCACAACCATCCCACCGCCATCTCGCCGCACCCGGGGGCCTCGACGGGCGCGGGCGGAGAGATTCGTGACGAGGGCGCCACGGGCCGGGGTGCGAAGCCCAAGGCGGGCCTGAGCGGGTTCTCCGTGTCGAACCTGCGCATCCCGGGCTACGAGCAGCCCTGGGAGCAGCCCTACGGCAAGCCGGAGCGCATCGTGTCGGCGCTCGACATCATGATCGACGGCCCGCTGGGCGGCGCCGCCTTCAACAACGAGTTCGGCCGGCCCAACCTGTGCGGCTACTTCCGCAGCTTCGAGCTGCAGGTGTCCACGCCCGAGGGCCCCGAGGTGCGCGGCTACCACAAGCCGATCATGATCGCCGGGGGCCTGGGCAACATCCGGGCCCAGCACGTGCAGAAGGGGAAGCTCCAGCCGGGGGACAAGATCGTCGTGCTGGGTGGCCCGGCGATGCTCATCGGTCTGGGCGGTGGCGCGGCGTCCTCGATGGCGCAGGGCGCGAGCGCGGCGGACCTCGATTTCGCCTCGGTGCAGCGAGACAACCCGGAGATGGAGCGGCGCTGCCAGGAGGTCATCGACCGGTGCTGGGCCCAGGGTGAGGCCAACCCCATCCGCTCCATCCACGACGTGGGCGCGGGCGGGCTGTCCAACGCGGTGCCGGAGCTGATCCACGACAACGACCTGGGTGGACGCTTCGAGCTGCGCGAGGTGCCGAACGCCGAGCCCGGCATGGCACCGGTGGAGATCTGGTGCAACGAGGCGCAGGAGCGCTACGTGCTGGCCATCGCGCCGGAGGACCTGCCGCGCTTCCAGGCGCTGTGCGAGCGCGAGCGGGCGCCCTTCGCGGTGCTGGGAGAGGCCACCGAGGAGCAGGTGCTGAAGCTGACGGACCGGCAGTTCGGCAACGCGCCCATCGACATCCCGATGGACGTGCTGTTCGGCAAGCCGCCGCGCATGCACCGGGACGTGAAGTCGCGCCCGCTGACGCACGCCGAGCTGAAGCTGGACGCGCCGGTGAAGGAGCTGCTGACACGGGTGCTCGGGCACCCCACGGTGGCGGACAAGGGCTTCCTCATCACCATCGGTGACCGGACGGTGTCGGGCCTGACGGCGAGGGACCAGATGGTGGGTCCGTGGCAGGTGCCGGTGGCCGACTGCGCGGTGACGCTGTCGGCGCATACGGGCTACACGGGCGAGGCCATGTCCATGGGCGAGCGCACGCCGGTGGCACTCCTCGACGCGGCCGCCTCGGCGCGCATGGCGGTGGCCGAGGCCGTGACGAACATCGCCTCGGCGCGCATCGGGAAGCTGGGGGACGTGAAGCTGTCCGCGAACTGGATGGCCGCCGCCGGCAGCCCGGGCGAGGACGCCAACCTGTACGCCGCGGTGAAGGCGGTGGGCATGGAGCTGTGCCCGGCGCTGGGCCTCACCATCCCGGTGGGCAAGGACTCCATGTCCATGCGCACGGTGTGGGAGGAGAAGGGCGCCCGGAAGGCGGTCGTCTCTCCGCTGTCGCTCATCGTGTCGGCCTTCGCGCCGGTGCTCGACGTGCGCAGCTCGCTCACGCCGCAGCTGCGCGAGCTGGACTCGGACACGCGGCTGGTGTTCGTGGACCTCGCGGGCGGCAAGCAGCGGCTGGGTGGCTCGGTGCTGGCACAGACCTGGTCCCAGGTGGGACAGCGCTGCCCGGACGTGGAGAGCCCCGAGCTGCTCAAGGGCTTCTTCTCCGCGATGCAGGTGCTCAACGAGGAGGGGCTGCTGCTGGCCTACCATGACCGCTCGGACGGTGGCCTCCTCACCACGTTGGTGGAGATGGCCTTCGCGGGCCACTGCGGCTTCGAGGTGGACGTGACCGCGCTGGGCTCGGATGCCGTCGCGGCGCTCTTCAACGAAGAGCTCGGCGCGGTGCTGCAGGTGAAGGCCACGAACCAGGCGCGCGTGCGCGAGGTGCTGACACTTCACGGGCTGGGCTCCGCGTACCAGGAGCTCGGCCGGCCCCGGGCGGAGCCGACGGTGCAGGTGCGCCACGGCGGGAAGGCCCTCCTGGAGGAGGACACGGTGGCGCTGCGCAAGGTGTGGTCGCGCGTCAGCTACGAGATGCAGAAGCTGCGCGACAACCCGCGCTGCGCCGAGGAGGAGTACGCCGCCAAGTGCGACCCGGCCGATCCCGGCCTGTCGCCCCGGCTCACGTTCGATCCGACGGAGGACGTAGCGGCGCCGTACATCGCCAGGGGCGTGAAGCCCCGGGTGGCCATCCTGCGGGAGCAGGGGGTGAACAGCCAGCTCGAGATGGCGCGAGCGTTCATCCGCGCGGGCTTCAACGCGGTGGACGTGCACATGAGTGACATCCTGGCGGGACGGGTGTCGCTGAAGGACTTCACGGGCGTCGCGGCCTGCGGAGGCTTCTCCTACGGCGATGTGCTGGGCGCGGGCGGCGGCTGGGCGCGGTCCATCCTGTTCAACGCGCGTGCCCGGGACGAGTTCGCCGCGTTCTTCGCGCGCTCGGGGACGTTCGCCCTGGGCATCTGCAACGGCTGCCAGATGATGTCGCAGCTGCGCGACCTCATCCCGGGGGCCGAACACTTCCCGCACTTCGTGCGCAACGCCTCGGAGCAGTTCGAGGCGCGGCTGGTGCAGGTGGAGGTGGCGGAGAGCCCGTCGCTGTTCTTCAAGGGCATGGCGGGCAGCCGCATCCTCATCGCGTCGTCGCACGGAGAGGGGAGGGCGGAGTTCTCCAGTGCCGGGGAGGCCGCGCGGGTGAACGGGCTGGGCGTGGTGCCGGTGCGCTTCGTGGACAACCACGGGCGGGTGACGGAGACGTACCCGGCGAACCCGAACGGCTCGCCACACGGAATCGCGGGCATGACGTCGAGGGATGGGCGCGTCACCATCATGATGCCGCACCCGGAGCGCGTGAGCCGCAGCGTGCAGTACTCCTGGTGCCCGCCGGAGTGGGGCGAGGACGGCCCCTGGATGCGGATGTTCCGCAACGTCCGCGCCGTCCTGGGCTGA
- a CDS encoding MarR family winged helix-turn-helix transcriptional regulator: MTRSHLKLEEFLPYRLSLASNAVSQVIARAYEEHFGLKMHEWRVITVLAENDELTQQEIVGHTKMDKVTVSRAAQVLERRRLLRRVTNAEDGRSLRLSLTAEGQKLYARVVPAVLELEAEVLEGLGEQEIAGLKDVLRRLEAAADRVLTRR, encoded by the coding sequence GTGACGCGCTCCCATCTCAAGCTCGAGGAGTTCCTGCCGTACCGGCTCTCGCTCGCCTCCAACGCGGTGAGCCAGGTGATCGCCCGGGCGTACGAGGAGCACTTCGGCCTCAAGATGCACGAGTGGCGCGTCATCACCGTTCTGGCTGAGAACGACGAGCTCACCCAGCAGGAGATCGTCGGCCACACCAAGATGGACAAGGTGACGGTGAGCCGCGCCGCGCAGGTGCTCGAGCGGCGCAGGCTCCTGCGGCGCGTGACGAACGCCGAGGACGGCCGCTCCCTCCGGCTCTCGCTCACCGCCGAGGGGCAGAAGCTCTACGCCCGGGTCGTCCCCGCGGTGCTCGAGCTCGAGGCCGAGGTGCTCGAGGGGCTCGGTGAACAGGAGATCGCCGGGCTCAAGGACGTGCTCCGCCGTCTGGAAGCCGCCGCCGATCGCGTGCTCACCCGCCGCTGA
- a CDS encoding DUF2807 domain-containing protein, whose protein sequence is MWKSLGVGVAVLMFLPACGLFVVQGDGHKVTQSREVPAVFTRVENHTPLDVVVREADSSSVSLTLDENLQRYVTARVSGDALIIEDSENLYYSGEGRVVATLPRFLGAKNDGSGAFLVEGVTQANALTFELDGSGTVRYCGPASSLTASLGGSGDMTLCTPEAQVLESVSLDLDGSGTLTYDGSAKQLEASSEGSGGMNLTGSAQRLVIRADGSGGVEARGLTSSTAYLSVSGSGGVTATVQDSVSVRIDGSGGVDLWGNASVRDVTLDGSGNFRRH, encoded by the coding sequence ATGTGGAAGAGCCTGGGTGTAGGAGTGGCCGTGCTGATGTTCCTGCCCGCCTGCGGGCTGTTCGTGGTGCAGGGCGACGGACACAAGGTCACCCAATCGCGTGAGGTCCCCGCCGTTTTCACCAGGGTGGAGAATCACACCCCCCTTGATGTGGTGGTGCGCGAGGCCGATTCCAGCTCCGTCTCCCTCACCCTGGACGAGAACCTGCAGCGCTACGTCACCGCCCGTGTCTCCGGGGATGCGCTCATCATCGAGGACTCGGAGAACCTGTACTACTCGGGCGAGGGCCGCGTGGTGGCGACGCTGCCGCGCTTCCTCGGCGCGAAGAACGACGGCTCCGGCGCGTTCCTCGTCGAGGGCGTCACCCAGGCCAACGCGCTCACCTTCGAGCTCGATGGCTCGGGCACCGTGCGCTACTGCGGGCCGGCGAGCAGCCTCACCGCGAGCCTCGGGGGCTCCGGCGACATGACGCTCTGCACCCCGGAGGCGCAGGTGCTGGAGAGCGTGAGCCTGGACCTCGATGGCTCCGGGACGCTCACCTATGACGGTTCCGCGAAGCAGCTGGAGGCATCCAGCGAGGGGTCCGGCGGCATGAACCTCACCGGCTCGGCGCAGCGGCTGGTGATCCGGGCGGACGGCAGTGGGGGCGTCGAGGCCCGCGGTCTCACCAGCTCGACCGCCTACCTGAGCGTGTCCGGCTCCGGCGGGGTGACCGCCACCGTGCAGGACAGCGTGTCCGTGCGCATCGACGGCTCCGGCGGCGTGGACCTCTGGGGTAACGCCTCGGTGCGCGACGTGACTCTCGACGGCAGCGGGAACTTCCGCCGCCACTGA
- a CDS encoding molybdopterin oxidoreductase family protein has product MSKTAPPSELHFRTCNLCEAMCGLRIETAQGRITSIRGDEADPFSKGHICPKAVALQDLHEDPDRLRQPMRRTATGWEPISWEEALDETARRFHAIQEEHGRDALGVYVGNPTVHDHGAMMFLPFLLRALRTKNKFSASSVDQLPHQLAAYLMFGHQFLIPIPDIDHTRYMLILGANPLASNGSLMSAPGVKDRLKAIQKRGGRVVVVDPRKTETAQVADEHLFIRPGTDALWLFSLLHVLLEEAGPKLGRLAELSDGLAAIRELARDFTPERAAPHTGVPADTTRRIARELSAAESAVCYGRIGVSTQSFGAMCQWLINLINIVTGNFDRQGGALFTRPAFDVVGGPRAMSMNRGGFARFRSRVRALPEFSGELPVAALGEEILTEGPGRIRAMLTSAGNPVVSTPNGRQLDKALASLDFMVCIDPYINETTRHAHLILPPTTHLERSHYDLAFHALAVRNTAKYSPPLFTPGPDSRHDWEIFLELKHRLETLRGAPRVRGELTYRALKALGPDGILDLGLRAGPYGMKLRPFRKGLSLASLKAKPHGVDLGPLKPSLPGRLATKARRIHLAPDVLVADVHRLRHTFLEGTGAPEEGALLLIGRRHLRDNNSWLHNVPRLVKGKPRCTLMVHPEDARRLGLSEGEEAVITSRVGEVQAPVNVTEEVMPGVVSLPHGYGHGREGVRLQVAGAHAGVSINDLTDDRALDAISGNAAFSGVQVSVRPARAARTDEQLEQSATG; this is encoded by the coding sequence ATGAGCAAGACCGCTCCTCCATCCGAGCTGCACTTCCGCACCTGCAATCTGTGCGAGGCCATGTGCGGCCTGCGCATCGAGACCGCCCAGGGCCGGATCACCTCCATCCGGGGTGACGAGGCGGATCCGTTCAGCAAGGGCCACATCTGCCCCAAGGCGGTCGCGCTACAGGATCTCCACGAGGACCCCGACCGGCTGCGTCAACCGATGCGGCGCACCGCCACCGGCTGGGAGCCCATCTCCTGGGAGGAGGCGCTGGACGAGACCGCGCGGCGTTTCCACGCCATCCAGGAGGAGCACGGCAGGGACGCCCTGGGCGTGTACGTGGGCAACCCCACCGTGCACGACCACGGCGCGATGATGTTCCTGCCGTTCCTCCTGCGGGCTCTGCGCACGAAGAACAAGTTCTCCGCGTCGTCGGTGGACCAGCTGCCCCACCAGCTCGCCGCGTACCTGATGTTCGGGCACCAGTTCCTCATCCCCATCCCGGACATCGATCACACGCGCTACATGCTCATCCTCGGGGCCAACCCGCTCGCCTCCAACGGCAGCCTGATGAGCGCGCCGGGCGTGAAGGACCGGCTCAAGGCCATCCAGAAGCGCGGCGGGCGGGTGGTGGTCGTGGACCCCCGGAAGACGGAGACCGCCCAGGTCGCGGACGAGCACCTCTTCATCCGTCCCGGCACGGACGCCCTGTGGCTCTTCTCCCTGCTGCACGTCCTGCTGGAGGAGGCGGGCCCGAAGCTCGGCCGGCTCGCGGAGCTCTCCGACGGCCTGGCCGCCATCCGCGAGTTGGCGCGCGACTTCACCCCCGAGCGCGCCGCGCCCCACACCGGCGTGCCGGCGGATACCACCCGGCGGATCGCCCGCGAGCTGTCCGCCGCGGAGTCCGCCGTCTGCTACGGCCGCATCGGCGTCTCCACGCAGTCCTTCGGCGCGATGTGCCAGTGGCTCATCAACCTCATCAACATCGTGACGGGGAACTTCGACCGTCAGGGGGGCGCCCTCTTCACCCGGCCGGCCTTCGACGTGGTGGGCGGACCCCGCGCGATGTCCATGAACCGCGGCGGCTTCGCCCGCTTCAGGAGCCGGGTACGCGCACTGCCCGAGTTCTCCGGTGAGCTGCCGGTGGCCGCGCTCGGCGAGGAGATCCTCACCGAGGGCCCCGGGCGCATCCGCGCGATGCTCACCTCCGCGGGCAACCCGGTGGTGTCCACGCCCAACGGGCGGCAGCTCGACAAGGCGCTCGCGTCGCTCGACTTCATGGTGTGCATCGACCCGTACATCAACGAGACGACGCGGCACGCGCACCTCATCCTCCCGCCCACCACGCACCTGGAGCGCAGCCACTACGACCTCGCGTTCCACGCGCTGGCCGTGCGCAACACGGCGAAGTACTCGCCCCCGCTCTTCACGCCCGGTCCGGACTCGCGCCACGACTGGGAGATCTTCCTGGAGCTGAAGCACCGCCTGGAGACGCTCCGGGGCGCTCCCCGCGTGCGCGGCGAGCTGACGTACCGTGCCCTGAAGGCGCTCGGCCCGGACGGCATCCTGGACCTGGGGCTGCGCGCGGGCCCGTACGGCATGAAGCTCCGCCCCTTCCGCAAGGGCCTGAGCCTCGCGAGCCTGAAAGCGAAACCGCACGGTGTGGACCTCGGGCCCCTGAAGCCGAGCCTGCCCGGGCGGCTGGCCACGAAGGCTCGCCGCATCCACCTCGCCCCGGACGTGCTGGTGGCCGACGTGCACCGGCTGCGCCACACCTTCCTGGAAGGCACGGGGGCTCCCGAGGAAGGAGCGCTGCTGCTCATCGGGCGGCGCCACCTGAGGGACAACAACTCGTGGCTGCACAACGTGCCCCGGCTCGTCAAGGGCAAGCCCCGGTGCACACTGATGGTGCACCCGGAGGATGCCCGGCGGCTGGGCCTGAGCGAGGGCGAGGAAGCTGTGATCACTTCACGGGTCGGGGAGGTCCAAGCTCCCGTGAACGTGACGGAAGAGGTCATGCCCGGAGTGGTGAGCCTGCCCCACGGCTACGGGCACGGGCGCGAGGGTGTGCGGCTCCAGGTCGCCGGAGCACACGCGGGCGTGAGCATCAACGACCTCACGGACGACCGTGCCCTCGATGCCATCAGTGGCAACGCCGCATTCAGTGGAGTCCAGGTGAGCGTCCGGCCAGCACGGGCGGCGCGCACGGATGAACAACTCGAGCAGTCTGCGACAGGATGA
- a CDS encoding immunity protein Imm33 domain-containing protein, producing the protein MRDDVRDSQLRLCEEHGTPFVESPSDMKVGISLNVKTGLMPINGLRHPIQGDTTGWYIWAGGEPSAASDFFQPVHVAHLAEWCPQALKFLGLPPGWRFLVADGHEDVWEDPSLLDT; encoded by the coding sequence ATGCGTGACGACGTTCGCGATTCACAGCTCAGGCTCTGTGAAGAACATGGAACGCCATTCGTTGAGTCCCCCTCCGACATGAAGGTTGGTATTTCCCTCAATGTGAAGACGGGACTCATGCCCATCAACGGACTGAGGCATCCCATCCAGGGGGACACCACAGGCTGGTACATCTGGGCAGGTGGCGAGCCCTCCGCAGCCTCTGATTTCTTCCAGCCCGTGCATGTGGCCCACCTGGCCGAATGGTGTCCGCAAGCGTTGAAGTTCCTGGGGCTTCCTCCTGGTTGGAGGTTTCTGGTCGCGGATGGCCATGAGGATGTGTGGGAGGACCCCAGCCTGCTCGACACGTGA
- the hppD gene encoding 4-hydroxyphenylpyruvate dioxygenase encodes MSDVAENPLGLNGFEFVEFTSPEPGKMIDLIERLGFTAYATHPTKDVVRYKQGGINLLVNREPTGQAAEFRALHGPSANGMAFRVANAKKAYELAIERGAKPADPNAGTLGPDSYVLQGIGGSLLYLVDRYGAKGSLYDDWRQIPGAVEAEAKNSTGLDILDHLTHNVRRGEMRTWSSFYNRVFGFTEQKYFDIKGQATGLFSQAMIAPDRAIRIPLNESQDDKSQIEEFIRQYKGEGIQHLALTTDDIYGTVEKLRQRGVIFQDTIETYYELVDKRVPGHGEDLERMKKNRILIDGSKSEGFLLQIFTENLFGPIFFEIIQRKGNEGFGNGNFQALFESIELDQIRRGVIQVTTKR; translated from the coding sequence ATGAGCGACGTGGCGGAGAATCCCCTCGGGTTGAATGGTTTCGAGTTCGTCGAGTTCACCTCGCCGGAGCCCGGCAAGATGATCGATCTGATCGAGCGGCTGGGCTTCACGGCCTACGCGACGCACCCGACGAAGGACGTCGTCCGCTACAAGCAGGGCGGCATCAACCTGCTGGTGAACCGCGAGCCGACCGGACAGGCGGCCGAGTTCCGGGCGCTGCACGGCCCGTCGGCCAACGGCATGGCTTTCCGCGTGGCCAACGCGAAGAAGGCCTACGAGCTGGCCATCGAGCGCGGCGCGAAGCCGGCGGATCCGAACGCGGGCACGCTCGGCCCGGACAGCTATGTGCTCCAGGGCATCGGTGGCAGCCTCCTCTATCTCGTCGACCGCTACGGGGCGAAGGGCTCGCTCTATGACGACTGGCGCCAGATTCCCGGGGCCGTGGAGGCGGAGGCGAAGAACAGCACGGGCCTGGACATCCTCGACCACCTCACGCACAACGTGCGCCGGGGCGAGATGCGCACCTGGTCGAGCTTCTACAACCGCGTGTTCGGCTTCACCGAGCAGAAGTACTTCGACATCAAGGGCCAGGCGACCGGCCTGTTCTCGCAGGCGATGATCGCCCCGGACCGCGCCATCCGCATCCCGCTCAACGAGAGCCAGGACGACAAGTCGCAGATCGAGGAGTTCATCCGCCAGTACAAGGGTGAGGGCATCCAGCACCTGGCGCTGACCACCGACGACATCTACGGGACGGTGGAGAAGCTGCGCCAGCGCGGGGTCATCTTCCAGGACACCATCGAGACCTACTACGAGCTGGTGGACAAGCGGGTGCCGGGCCACGGCGAGGATCTGGAGCGGATGAAGAAGAACCGCATCCTCATCGACGGCAGCAAGTCGGAGGGCTTCCTGCTGCAGATCTTCACCGAGAACCTCTTCGGTCCGATCTTCTTCGAGATCATCCAGCGCAAGGGGAACGAGGGGTTCGGCAACGGGAACTTCCAAGCGCTGTTCGAGTCCATCGAGCTCGATCAGATCCGTCGCGGCGTCATCCAGGTGACGACCAAGCGGTAG